In the genome of Natronomonas salina, the window TCGGGCTCAGCATCGTCAAGGAGATCGTCGACGCCCACGGCTGGGACATCACCGCGACCGAGTCGGCCGGCGGCGGCGCGCGGTTCGAGGTGAGCGGCGTCTCCGAGCGGGCGTGATCGGTCGCGGAGCCGGACATCTACGGGAATTTATTCAATAGCTAGTTCTGGTTATAATTAGGTTTAATACGGCCACCCGGCTTGAACGAGTATGACCGACCGGGGGCCGGGGACGCTCGAAGACGAACTCACCGTGCTGTTCGTCGACGACTATCCGGAGTACGCGAAGGCCGGCGTGGAGTACCTGGAGCGTACCGACGACGCCATGGAGGTGCTGTCGGAGACCTGCGCGGAAGCCGCCCTGGAGCGGCTGTCGATGGACGCCGTCGACTGTGTGGTCTGCGACTACGAGATGCCGACGATGAACGGCGCCGAACTGCTGGAGTCGGTCCGCGAGGACCACCCGGCGCTGC includes:
- a CDS encoding response regulator, whose protein sequence is MTDRGPGTLEDELTVLFVDDYPEYAKAGVEYLERTDDAMEVLSETCAEAALERLSMDAVDCVVCDYEMPTMNGAELLESVREDHPALPFIILSGHEPDRLAPSVEASAAVVLQKGSGTHTFEQLRSQIRELTPAETGFCFDNVTG